The following proteins are co-located in the Salinigranum halophilum genome:
- a CDS encoding translation initiation factor eIF-2B, with the protein MIDETIEEIREMQTHSSSVVAIKATRALAELTEREYAAIDDFERAVEHNVGALRRSNPSHASLHNAMRRVLDEVVGQSTTVEGAMAALEHTIEDVVEDIEQGKRGAAANAAETFADGETFLTHDYSSTVLDAIETAAAAETELTAYITEARPRYLGRKTARALAQLDTVDPHLMTDGACGHFLPDCDRVVIGMDCIVEETLYNRVGTYPLVATANHAGVPVTVVGSSTKLIDEFRFENEVRPATEVMLEPAEGITVENPAYDATPVDLIDEVVTDEGVQKL; encoded by the coding sequence ATGATCGACGAGACCATCGAGGAGATCCGGGAGATGCAGACCCACAGCTCCTCGGTCGTCGCCATCAAGGCCACCCGCGCGCTCGCCGAACTCACCGAGCGGGAGTACGCCGCCATCGACGACTTCGAGCGAGCGGTCGAGCACAACGTCGGCGCGCTCCGGCGCTCGAACCCCTCCCACGCCTCGCTCCACAACGCGATGCGTCGCGTCCTCGACGAGGTCGTCGGCCAGTCGACGACCGTCGAAGGGGCGATGGCCGCGCTCGAACACACCATCGAGGACGTCGTCGAGGACATCGAACAGGGCAAACGGGGCGCAGCGGCGAACGCTGCGGAGACCTTCGCCGACGGGGAGACGTTCCTCACCCACGACTACTCCTCCACAGTTCTCGACGCCATCGAGACCGCCGCCGCCGCCGAGACGGAACTGACGGCGTACATCACCGAGGCGCGTCCCCGCTACCTCGGCCGGAAGACCGCTCGCGCCCTGGCACAACTCGACACCGTCGACCCCCACCTCATGACCGACGGTGCCTGTGGGCACTTCCTGCCCGACTGTGACCGCGTCGTCATCGGGATGGACTGCATCGTCGAGGAGACCCTCTACAACCGCGTCGGAACGTACCCACTCGTCGCGACGGCCAACCACGCTGGCGTCCCCGTCACCGTCGTCGGGTCGAGCACGAAGCTCATCGACGAGTTCCGCTTCGAGAACGAGGTCCGCCCCGCGACCGAGGTGATGCTCGAACCCGCAGAAGGCATCACCGTCGAGAACCCCGCGTACGACGCGACCCCGGTCGACCTCATCGACGAGGTCGTCACCGACGAGGGCGTGCAGAAACTGTAA
- a CDS encoding DUF5822 domain-containing protein has protein sequence MQPVERSDPDGVDFGWVMQTTFVVTILVGSPIVAVLSTTTTLPTWGARASFAIRVGAVIWFLTAVFVYLYARHTNAGDGGVGRPDADPNTED, from the coding sequence GTGCAACCAGTCGAACGCTCTGACCCCGACGGTGTGGACTTCGGATGGGTGATGCAGACGACGTTCGTCGTGACCATCCTGGTCGGGTCGCCCATCGTCGCGGTGTTGTCGACGACGACGACGCTGCCCACGTGGGGGGCGCGCGCCTCGTTCGCCATCCGCGTCGGCGCGGTCATCTGGTTCCTCACCGCCGTCTTCGTCTACCTCTACGCCCGGCACACCAACGCCGGCGACGGCGGCGTCGGCCGACCCGACGCCGACCCGAACACCGAGGACTGA
- a CDS encoding HAD family hydrolase: MTDRPSLDAYDAVVYDLDGTLVRLDVDWNAVARDAVARFDAHGVDATGYDLWTMLDLADAEGLRDELEAVIADHEREGARVSARLPLADRVSSHEVPVGVCSLNCEASVRLALEAHDLAEWVDAVVGRDSVATRKPDPEPLLTTLRGIDVAPGRAVFVGDSPRDRTTAERAGVAYRSVESFRFSVD; the protein is encoded by the coding sequence GTGACAGACAGACCGAGCCTCGACGCGTACGACGCCGTCGTCTACGACCTCGACGGGACGCTCGTCCGTCTCGACGTCGACTGGAACGCCGTCGCGCGGGACGCAGTCGCCCGCTTCGACGCCCACGGCGTCGACGCCACCGGCTACGACCTCTGGACGATGCTCGACCTCGCAGACGCGGAGGGACTGCGCGACGAACTCGAGGCCGTCATCGCCGACCACGAGCGCGAGGGCGCGCGCGTCTCTGCTCGCCTCCCGCTCGCCGACCGGGTGTCGAGCCACGAGGTGCCCGTGGGCGTCTGCTCGCTCAACTGTGAGGCGAGCGTCCGACTCGCCCTGGAGGCACACGACCTCGCCGAGTGGGTCGACGCCGTCGTCGGTCGGGACAGCGTCGCGACGCGGAAGCCGGACCCCGAGCCACTCTTGACGACGCTTCGCGGCATCGACGTCGCGCCCGGGCGGGCGGTGTTCGTCGGTGACTCCCCCAGAGACCGGACGACGGCCGAGCGCGCCGGCGTCGCGTACCGCTCGGTCGAGTCGTTTCGATTCTCGGTCGACTGA
- a CDS encoding acyl-CoA dehydrogenase family protein, whose translation MALAASGSLSEEQRAIREVVREFAVEELRPGAAAADASESFPEDAWDELAALDLTGLTTPEAYGGFDADRLTYSVVNEEVAYGQLAVATALSVHCLATSCLAEFGSDALKERYLPDMAAGRPVGMFALSEPGAGSNPAEMTTTAHREGDEYVISGEKQWITNGERGDVCIVFAKTDPADDSSVTQFLVPKSAGIEVGKKEHKLGLRASDTTALTFDEVRVPAENRLTEEGKGLSAAFHILTGGRIGIAAQAVGLSQAALDEAVSYANDREQFDRPIGKLQAIRHKLADMATQVHASRLMVRAAAEQDDAGADPRLAAAMAKYFASEAAVDVCNEAVQVHGGYGYTKDFPVERFYRDAKILTIYEGTSQIQKEIIARAVVD comes from the coding sequence ATGGCACTGGCAGCGTCCGGCTCGCTCTCCGAGGAGCAACGAGCCATCCGTGAGGTCGTCCGCGAGTTCGCCGTCGAGGAACTCCGCCCGGGTGCGGCGGCAGCAGACGCATCGGAGAGCTTCCCCGAAGACGCCTGGGACGAACTCGCCGCGCTGGACCTGACCGGTCTGACGACGCCCGAGGCGTACGGCGGCTTCGACGCCGACCGGCTCACCTACAGCGTCGTCAACGAGGAGGTAGCGTACGGCCAGCTCGCGGTCGCGACGGCGCTGTCGGTTCACTGTCTCGCGACCTCGTGTCTCGCCGAGTTCGGGAGCGACGCGCTGAAAGAACGGTACCTCCCCGACATGGCCGCGGGCCGGCCCGTCGGGATGTTCGCGCTCTCCGAACCCGGAGCGGGGTCGAACCCGGCCGAGATGACGACGACAGCCCACAGAGAGGGTGACGAGTACGTCATCTCGGGCGAGAAACAGTGGATTACGAACGGCGAGCGCGGCGACGTCTGCATCGTCTTCGCCAAGACCGACCCGGCCGACGACTCCTCGGTGACGCAGTTTCTCGTCCCCAAATCCGCGGGCATCGAGGTCGGGAAGAAGGAGCACAAACTGGGGCTCAGGGCGTCGGACACGACGGCACTGACGTTCGACGAGGTGCGCGTCCCGGCCGAGAACCGCCTCACAGAGGAGGGGAAGGGCCTCTCTGCGGCGTTCCACATCCTGACCGGTGGGCGCATCGGCATCGCCGCGCAGGCGGTCGGCCTCTCGCAGGCGGCCCTCGACGAGGCCGTCTCGTACGCGAACGACCGCGAGCAGTTCGACCGCCCCATCGGGAAGCTGCAGGCGATCAGACACAAGCTCGCGGACATGGCGACGCAGGTCCACGCCTCGCGGCTCATGGTCAGAGCGGCCGCCGAACAGGACGACGCGGGCGCTGACCCCCGCCTCGCGGCGGCGATGGCGAAGTACTTCGCGAGCGAGGCTGCGGTGGACGTCTGCAACGAAGCCGTCCAGGTCCACGGCGGCTACGGCTACACGAAGGACTTCCCAGTCGAGCGGTTCTACCGTGACGCGAAGATTCTCACCATCTACGAGGGCACCTCCCAGATTCAAAAGGAGATTATCGCCCGCGCCGTCGTCGACTGA